In Populus nigra chromosome 1, ddPopNigr1.1, whole genome shotgun sequence, one genomic interval encodes:
- the LOC133702112 gene encoding uncharacterized protein LOC133702112, whose protein sequence is MANICCSIEMEPRTLREGQLSHAREVAADVAQKMEPEEASDVFINGLRPVLSIKEMSQIEGNGDRHDHKVVECKEKTAEIIDRPCQCSCIAKDIESPDQLNLKEPLSAPF, encoded by the exons ATGGCTAACATTTGTTGCTCTATCGAGATGGAGCCTAGGACCTTACGTGAAGGACAACTCAGCCATGCCAGG GAAGTGGCTGCGGATGTAGCTCAAAAGATGGAACCAGAAGAAGCGTCCGATGTATTCATAAAT GGGCTGAGACCGGTTCTTTCAATCAAGGAGATGAGTCAGATTGAGGGAAATGGAGATCGACATGATCACAAAGTTGTAGAGTGCAAGGAGAAGACTGCTGAGATTATTGACAGACCTTGCCAATGCTCATGCATCGCGAAAGACATAGAATCCCCTGATCAATTGAATCTTAAGGAGCCACTTTCAGCCCCATTTTGA